The proteins below are encoded in one region of Centropristis striata isolate RG_2023a ecotype Rhode Island chromosome 12, C.striata_1.0, whole genome shotgun sequence:
- the apool gene encoding MICOS complex subunit MIC27 isoform X2, translating into MVAVPTVLGIASIRVYTVSEVSADGLVTRENLNIYTPLPQSAQAQFVPESPGVIQSGLTTARQTILPFVHSVKGACVSVKTGTVNLYHTGEDVFYYLKDPPPGFLPRFGTITMAGLLGMFLARKGSHIKRLAVPLGLMTAGASVCYPAQTVAVFKVTGKKVYAAGQWSSATVSSLLASKPQKPATKEVAASQPQTATVPNPAAESSVVEELSSAKSSTITETEVGSAEPVPVSDEPVVAVTTEEASSVTLTEISPDQTPTETSTVAHSVSAETEATTTSEEIPAPVEREEPSDTKQAPEASPAEPQPSLEPEMVEAAPVEVTPVEAAPVVEAAAVEEATLVEAAAVEAVPVEAAPVVEAAPVEEAAPVEEAAPVEEAAPVEEAAPVVEAAPVVEAAPVVEAAPVVEAAPVVEADPVVEAAPAVEAAPSSEEPPAPKASEELAVPVVESAEPEPADPPQDAAVEEPPTPTLTPENSKEGSSFKPDPALMDFGQSSPEDEDLYSTRS; encoded by the exons ATGGTGGCCGTCCCGACGGTGTTGGGCATAGCCTCCATCCGAGTGTATACTGTCAGTGAAGTGTCCGCTGATGGACTGGTTACCCgagaaaat CTCAACATCTACACCCCGCTGCCACAGTCTGCTCAGGCCCAGTTTGTTCCAGAGAGTCCTGGTGTTATTCAGAGTGGGTTAACTACAGCAAGACAGACCATACTACCATTTGTCCACTCTGTGAAG GGTGCCTGTGTCTCTGTGAAAACAGGAACCGTTAATCTCTACCATACAGGAGAGG ATGTGTTTTATTACCTGAAAGACCCTCCCCCGGGTTTTCTGCCCAGATTCGGCACCATCACCATGGCTGGCCTGCTTGGCATGTTCTTGGCACGGAAAG GCTCTCATATCAAGAGGTTAGCCGTTCCTCTGGGGCTGATGACTGCAGGCGCTTCAGTCTGCTATCCGGCTCAAACAGTGGCTGTGTTTAAG GTGACAGGTAAGAAGGTGTATGCTGCAGGGCAGTGGAGCAGCGCTACAGTGTCTTCGCTGCTCGCCTCCAAACCCCAGAAGCCTGCCACCAAAGAGGTTGCTGCTTCACAACCACAG ACAGCTACAGTGCCAAATCCAGCAGCAGAGTCTTCAGTAGTTGAGGAGCTGAGCTCAGCCAAGAGCTCAACCatcacagagacagaggtgGGATCAGCCGAGCCTGTTCCTGTCTCTGATGAGCCTGTTGTCGCTGTCACTACAGAGGAGGCATCATCAGTAACACTCACAGAGATTTCCCCCGACCAGACCCCCACAGAGACCAGCACAG TGGCTCATTCAGTGTCAGCAGAGACAGAGGCCACCACCACCTCTGAGGAAATACCTGCACCTGTTGAGCGAGAGGAGCcctcagacacaaaacaagcacCAGAGGCAAGTCCAGCCGAGCCCCAACCAAGCTTAGAACCAGAGATGGTGGAGGCTGCTCCAGTGGAAGTTACTCCAGTGGAGGCTGCTCCAGTGGTGGAGGCTGCTGCAGTGGAGGAAGCGACACTAGTGGAGGCTGCTGCAGTGGAGGCCGTTCCAGTTGAGGCAGCTCCAGTGGTGGAGGCCGCTCCAGTTGAGGAGGCCGCTCCAGTTGAGGAGGCCGCTCCAGTTGAGGAGGCCGCTCCAGTTGAGGAGGCCGCTCCAGTGGTGGAGGCCGCTCCAGTGGTGGAGGCCGCTCCAGTGGTGGAGGCCGCTCCAGTGGTGGAGGCCGCTCCAGTGGTGGAGGCCGATCCAGTGGTGGAGGCCGCTCCAGCGGTGGAGGCCGCTCCTTCCTCTGAAGAACCACCTGCTCCAAAGGCCTCAGAGGAGCTAGCAG TGCCAGTTGTTGAATCAGCGGAGCCGGAACCTGCTGACCCACCACAAGATGCTGCTGTGGAGGAGCCACCAACCCCGACACTCACACCTGAAAACAGCAAAG AGGGCTCCAGTTTCAAGCCAGACCCTGCTTTGATGGACTTCGGCCAGTCCAGCCCCGAGGACGAGGACCTGTACAGCACACGCAGCTGA
- the apool gene encoding MICOS complex subunit MIC27 isoform X3, giving the protein MAAKVVMVAVPTVLGIASIRVYTVSEVSADGLVTRENLNIYTPLPQSAQAQFVPESPGVIQSGLTTARQTILPFVHSVKGACVSVKTGTVNLYHTGEDVFYYLKDPPPGFLPRFGTITMAGLLGMFLARKGSHIKRLAVPLGLMTAGASVCYPAQTVAVFKVTGKKVYAAGQWSSATVSSLLASKPQKPATKEVAASQPQTATVPNPAAESSVVEELSSAKSSTITETEVGSAEPVPVSDEPVVAVTTEEASSVTLTEISPDQTPTETSTVAHSVSAETEATTTSEEIPAPVEREEPSDTKQAPEASPAEPQPSLEPEMVEAAPVEVTPVEAAPVVEAAAVEEATLVEAAAVEAVPVEAAPVVEAAPVEEAAPVEEAAPVEEAAPVEEAAPVVEAAPSSEEPPAPKASEELAVPVVESAEPEPADPPQDAAVEEPPTPTLTPENSKEGSSFKPDPALMDFGQSSPEDEDLYSTRS; this is encoded by the exons ATGGCGGCCAAG GTGGTGATGGTGGCCGTCCCGACGGTGTTGGGCATAGCCTCCATCCGAGTGTATACTGTCAGTGAAGTGTCCGCTGATGGACTGGTTACCCgagaaaat CTCAACATCTACACCCCGCTGCCACAGTCTGCTCAGGCCCAGTTTGTTCCAGAGAGTCCTGGTGTTATTCAGAGTGGGTTAACTACAGCAAGACAGACCATACTACCATTTGTCCACTCTGTGAAG GGTGCCTGTGTCTCTGTGAAAACAGGAACCGTTAATCTCTACCATACAGGAGAGG ATGTGTTTTATTACCTGAAAGACCCTCCCCCGGGTTTTCTGCCCAGATTCGGCACCATCACCATGGCTGGCCTGCTTGGCATGTTCTTGGCACGGAAAG GCTCTCATATCAAGAGGTTAGCCGTTCCTCTGGGGCTGATGACTGCAGGCGCTTCAGTCTGCTATCCGGCTCAAACAGTGGCTGTGTTTAAG GTGACAGGTAAGAAGGTGTATGCTGCAGGGCAGTGGAGCAGCGCTACAGTGTCTTCGCTGCTCGCCTCCAAACCCCAGAAGCCTGCCACCAAAGAGGTTGCTGCTTCACAACCACAG ACAGCTACAGTGCCAAATCCAGCAGCAGAGTCTTCAGTAGTTGAGGAGCTGAGCTCAGCCAAGAGCTCAACCatcacagagacagaggtgGGATCAGCCGAGCCTGTTCCTGTCTCTGATGAGCCTGTTGTCGCTGTCACTACAGAGGAGGCATCATCAGTAACACTCACAGAGATTTCCCCCGACCAGACCCCCACAGAGACCAGCACAG TGGCTCATTCAGTGTCAGCAGAGACAGAGGCCACCACCACCTCTGAGGAAATACCTGCACCTGTTGAGCGAGAGGAGCcctcagacacaaaacaagcacCAGAGGCAAGTCCAGCCGAGCCCCAACCAAGCTTAGAACCAGAGATGGTGGAGGCTGCTCCAGTGGAAGTTACTCCAGTGGAGGCTGCTCCAGTGGTGGAGGCTGCTGCAGTGGAGGAAGCGACACTAGTGGAGGCTGCTGCAGTGGAGGCCGTTCCAGTTGAGGCAGCTCCAGTGGTGGAGGCCGCTCCAGTTGAGGAGGCCGCTCCAGTTGAGGAGGCCGCTCCAGTTGAGGAGGCCGCTCCAGTTGAGGAGGCCGCTCCAGTGGTGGAG GCCGCTCCTTCCTCTGAAGAACCACCTGCTCCAAAGGCCTCAGAGGAGCTAGCAG TGCCAGTTGTTGAATCAGCGGAGCCGGAACCTGCTGACCCACCACAAGATGCTGCTGTGGAGGAGCCACCAACCCCGACACTCACACCTGAAAACAGCAAAG AGGGCTCCAGTTTCAAGCCAGACCCTGCTTTGATGGACTTCGGCCAGTCCAGCCCCGAGGACGAGGACCTGTACAGCACACGCAGCTGA
- the apool gene encoding MICOS complex subunit MIC27 isoform X1, with translation MAAKVVMVAVPTVLGIASIRVYTVSEVSADGLVTRENLNIYTPLPQSAQAQFVPESPGVIQSGLTTARQTILPFVHSVKGACVSVKTGTVNLYHTGEDVFYYLKDPPPGFLPRFGTITMAGLLGMFLARKGSHIKRLAVPLGLMTAGASVCYPAQTVAVFKVTGKKVYAAGQWSSATVSSLLASKPQKPATKEVAASQPQTATVPNPAAESSVVEELSSAKSSTITETEVGSAEPVPVSDEPVVAVTTEEASSVTLTEISPDQTPTETSTVAHSVSAETEATTTSEEIPAPVEREEPSDTKQAPEASPAEPQPSLEPEMVEAAPVEVTPVEAAPVVEAAAVEEATLVEAAAVEAVPVEAAPVVEAAPVEEAAPVEEAAPVEEAAPVEEAAPVVEAAPVVEAAPVVEAAPVVEAAPVVEADPVVEAAPAVEAAPSSEEPPAPKASEELAVPVVESAEPEPADPPQDAAVEEPPTPTLTPENSKEGSSFKPDPALMDFGQSSPEDEDLYSTRS, from the exons ATGGCGGCCAAG GTGGTGATGGTGGCCGTCCCGACGGTGTTGGGCATAGCCTCCATCCGAGTGTATACTGTCAGTGAAGTGTCCGCTGATGGACTGGTTACCCgagaaaat CTCAACATCTACACCCCGCTGCCACAGTCTGCTCAGGCCCAGTTTGTTCCAGAGAGTCCTGGTGTTATTCAGAGTGGGTTAACTACAGCAAGACAGACCATACTACCATTTGTCCACTCTGTGAAG GGTGCCTGTGTCTCTGTGAAAACAGGAACCGTTAATCTCTACCATACAGGAGAGG ATGTGTTTTATTACCTGAAAGACCCTCCCCCGGGTTTTCTGCCCAGATTCGGCACCATCACCATGGCTGGCCTGCTTGGCATGTTCTTGGCACGGAAAG GCTCTCATATCAAGAGGTTAGCCGTTCCTCTGGGGCTGATGACTGCAGGCGCTTCAGTCTGCTATCCGGCTCAAACAGTGGCTGTGTTTAAG GTGACAGGTAAGAAGGTGTATGCTGCAGGGCAGTGGAGCAGCGCTACAGTGTCTTCGCTGCTCGCCTCCAAACCCCAGAAGCCTGCCACCAAAGAGGTTGCTGCTTCACAACCACAG ACAGCTACAGTGCCAAATCCAGCAGCAGAGTCTTCAGTAGTTGAGGAGCTGAGCTCAGCCAAGAGCTCAACCatcacagagacagaggtgGGATCAGCCGAGCCTGTTCCTGTCTCTGATGAGCCTGTTGTCGCTGTCACTACAGAGGAGGCATCATCAGTAACACTCACAGAGATTTCCCCCGACCAGACCCCCACAGAGACCAGCACAG TGGCTCATTCAGTGTCAGCAGAGACAGAGGCCACCACCACCTCTGAGGAAATACCTGCACCTGTTGAGCGAGAGGAGCcctcagacacaaaacaagcacCAGAGGCAAGTCCAGCCGAGCCCCAACCAAGCTTAGAACCAGAGATGGTGGAGGCTGCTCCAGTGGAAGTTACTCCAGTGGAGGCTGCTCCAGTGGTGGAGGCTGCTGCAGTGGAGGAAGCGACACTAGTGGAGGCTGCTGCAGTGGAGGCCGTTCCAGTTGAGGCAGCTCCAGTGGTGGAGGCCGCTCCAGTTGAGGAGGCCGCTCCAGTTGAGGAGGCCGCTCCAGTTGAGGAGGCCGCTCCAGTTGAGGAGGCCGCTCCAGTGGTGGAGGCCGCTCCAGTGGTGGAGGCCGCTCCAGTGGTGGAGGCCGCTCCAGTGGTGGAGGCCGCTCCAGTGGTGGAGGCCGATCCAGTGGTGGAGGCCGCTCCAGCGGTGGAGGCCGCTCCTTCCTCTGAAGAACCACCTGCTCCAAAGGCCTCAGAGGAGCTAGCAG TGCCAGTTGTTGAATCAGCGGAGCCGGAACCTGCTGACCCACCACAAGATGCTGCTGTGGAGGAGCCACCAACCCCGACACTCACACCTGAAAACAGCAAAG AGGGCTCCAGTTTCAAGCCAGACCCTGCTTTGATGGACTTCGGCCAGTCCAGCCCCGAGGACGAGGACCTGTACAGCACACGCAGCTGA